GTACGCGACGACCTCCTTGTACGCCGCCTTCACGGCCGTCTTGGAGGTGATCCACATGCCCGGGGCGTCGGCGCCGGAGGCGGGCGCGTCGGGCGCCTCCTTGTACCAGAGCACCTTCGCCTCGCCGGCCTTGCGGTCCGCGTTGAAGTCCTCGGTGTCCTCGCCGCCGTCGCCGCTGCCGTCACCGGGGTTGACCGGTGCGCCGCTCGACGTGGCCTTGCCGTCGTCGCTGGGTCCGGCGACCGGCTTCTTTCCGCCCTCGTCGTCGCCGTTCGTGACCGCGAACACCGTCCCGCCGATCACCAGCAGCGCCGCCACCGCGGCCCCGACCACCAGCGCGGGCCGCCCCTTGAAGGGGTTGCGCCCGCCCGGCGGCGTACCGGGAGCGCCGGGCGCGCCGGGGAACTGGGGCGGCTGCGGATAGCCGTAACCGGGCTGCTGACCGTAGGGCCCGCTCGGCTGGGCGTAGGGCCCCGGCTGGGCATAGGGGCCGGACTGTCCGGGCTGGCCGGGCTGGCCGTAGGGGCCCGGCTGCTGGGGCTGACCGTAGGGACCGGGCTGCGGCGGCTGACCGTACGGGCCGGGCTGCGGCGGCTGTTGCTGCGGATAGCCGTAACCGGGCTGCGGCGGCTGGGCGGGCGGGCCCTGGGGCGGCTGCGGCGGCATCTGGGGTGCGCCGAAGCCACCCTGTGGCGGCTGCGGCGCCTGTGGCTGTTGCGGCTGGTCCTGCGGTGCTCCGAAACCACCCTGCTGCGGCGGCTGATTGGGCGGCTGAGCCATCAGCGTGTTCCCCCTATGTCACTGGTTTTTAGCCACGCCCCCAGGTCAGTGACCCGCCCGGAGCCGTCCTCAGAAAGTTCTCAGACGGCTCTTTCTATCACCCGTGACGGACGGCTCCCGGGGGCGATCCACCCCTGTTCCCAAGGGAGGACCGGCCCGTGATGCCGTCGTTATGCGCCTTCACGCACCCTTCACGCGTCCTCGGCGAGTTCCAGCCACCGCAGTTCCAGTTCCTCGCGCTCGCCCACCAATTCCCGCAGCTCGGCGTCGAGTTCGGCGACCTTCCCGAAGTCGGTGGCGTTGTCCGCGATCCGGGCGTGCAGCTTGGACTCCTTCTCGGAGACCTTGTCCAACTGCCGCTCGATCTTCTGGAGTTCCTTCTTGGCGGCGCGCTGGTCGGCGGCGCTCTTCTCGGTCGCGGGCTTCGCGACGGCCGCCGGAGCCGAGGCGGCCGCGGTCTCCTCCATGCGCTGCCGGCGCTCGATGTACTCGTCGATGCCGCGCGGGAGCATCCGCAGGGCGGCGTCGCCGAGGAGGGCGAAGACCCGGTCCGTGGTCCGCTCGACGAAGAAGCGGTCGTGGGAGATGACGATCATCGAGCCCGGCCAGCCGTCGAGGAGGTCCTCGAGCTGGGTGAGGGTCTCGATGTCGAGGTCGTTGGTGGGCTCGTCGAGGAAGAGGACGTTGGGCTCGTCCATGAGGAGGCGCAGGATCTGGAGGCGGCGGCGCTCACCGCCCGACAGGTCCCCGACCGGCGTCCACTGCTTGTCCTTGTTGAAGCCGAACGTCTCGCACAGCTGCCCCGCGGTCAGTTCGCGCCCCTTGCCCAGGTCGACGCGCTCACGCACCTGCTGGACGGCCTCCAGGACCCGCAGACCGGGGTCGAGCTCGCCGACCTCCTGGGAGAGATAGGCGAGCTTGACGGTCTTGCCGACGACGACACGGCCGGCCACCGGCTGCACCTCGCCGCCGGTGCGGGCGGCCTCGGCCAGGGCCCGCAGCAGCGAGGTCTTGCCGGCGCCGTTGACGCCGACCAGGCCGATGCGGTCACCGGGACCGAGGTGCCAGGTGATGTGCTTGAGCAGCACCTTGGGACCGGCCTGGACGGTGACGTCCTCGAGGTCGAAGACCGTCCTGCCGAGGCGTGAGGACGCGAACTTCATCAGCTCGCTGCTGTCGCGGGGCGGCGGCACGTCCTTGATGAGCTCGTTGGCCGCCTCGACGCGGAACCGCGGCTTGGACGTCCGCGCGGGCGCGCCGCGGCGCAGCCAGGCGAGCTCCTTGCGGACCAGGTTCTGCCGCTTGACCTCCTCGGTCGCGGCGATGCGCTCACGCTCCGCGCGCGCGAAGACGTAGTCGGAGTAGCCGCCCTCGTACTCGTGGACGTCGCCGCGCTGCACGTCCCACATGCGGGTGCAGACCTGGTCGAGGAACCAGCGGTCGTGGGTGACGCAGACGAGCGCGGAGCGGCGCTCGCGCAGATGCCGGGCCAGCCAGGAGATGCCCTCGACGTCGAGGTGGTTGGTCGGCTCGTCCAGGACGATCAGGTCCTGCTCCTCGATCAGCAGCTTGGCGAGCGCGATCCGACGGCGCTCACCGCCGGAGAGCGGACCGATGACGGTGTCCAGGCCCTGCGGGAACCCGGGCAGGTCGAGCCCGCCGAAGAGCCCGGTGAGCACGTCCCTGACCTTGGCGTTGCCGGCCCACTCGTGGTCGGCCATGTCCCGGATGACCTCGTGCCGGACGGTCGCGGCCGAGTCGAGCGAGTCGTGCTGGGTGAGTACGCCCAGGCGTACCCCGCCGGAGTGCGTGACCCGGCCGGAGTCCGTCTCCTCCAGCTTGGCGAGCATGCGGATCAGCGTGGTCTTCCCGTCGCCGTTGCGGCCGACGACGCCGATCCGGTCCCCTTCGGACACGCCGAGCGAGATGCCGTCGAGGAGGGTACGGGTTCCGTACACCTTGCTGACGTTCTCGACATTGACCAGATTGACGGCCATTTCTCTCCTGCCACGGGGGATGCTCGACCCTCCAGGGTAGTCGGCGCGACCGACACCCTCGGGTGCCCGGCTTCTTTCGCGGTCATGAGGGCGTCAGCGGCTTCCGGCAGAGCGCGCGATCGTCGTGCGCGCCGTCCACGAACGGCGCGTGCGCGAGCTGCTCACGCCCCCGGCTGTCGGCGTACGGACGCTGCCTCCGGCCGCGCGACGAACGGTTGCGCGCGCCGGGCGGACACCGCCTCGCGCACGCCGGAGCGGACCGGGGCGCGGGCCGGGGCGCGGGGCACGGACCGGGGCGCGGACCGGACACAGGCGCGGACACAAGCGCGGGCGCGCCAGGCCGCCGGACGGGATCGTCTCCCCGGCTCGGAAAGGTCCTACTCGGAAGGATCCGACTCGGAAAGCTCCGGCTCGGAGGCCCTCGGTCCGGAGACACTCGGTCCGGAAAGCCTCGGCTCGGAGACCTCCGGGTGGTTCTCCTCGTAGCGCCATATCGCCCGCACAAGGCCGGAATCCGGCCAGCCGTCGGCGTCGAGGGGCCGCAGCCCGCGCTCGGCGGCCACACAGCGCGGGTCATCGCGCTGCGCGAGCCCGTAGGCGGCGTGCACCCGGGTGTCCCGCAGCTCGTCGTCGAGGAGTCCGGCGAGCACGTCGGTGACGCCGGGCGCCTCCGCGGGGCAGTGCGCCAGCCAGTGGACCGCGCGCTCGCGCACCCTGGGGTCGGCATCGCGCGCCAGCGCGTACAGGACGTCGAGCTTCTCGCGCTGCACGCGCGCGCATGCGGCTTCCGGTCTCAGGGTGTCGGGCACCTCCAGGCGTACGCGCGGGTCGGGATGACCGGCGTACGACAGACCGACGGGCTCGATGATCTCCCCGTTCCCGTCCGAGTCGCCCTCCTCGCTCAGCCCGGACAGCACCAGGGCGAGCACCTCGGGGTCCGGTTCCTCCAGGGCCCAGGGCAGGAACACCGCGGGCGCGGGTTTGTCGACCTCGGCCGACGGCCGCGCGAACAGGCTGCCGAACCCGATGACGAGGCACCGCAGCACATCCGCGGCGAAGAGGCGGCGCAGCCGGTCGGGATGCGCGCTCAGCGCCTGGGCGGCGGCCCAGGTCTCCTCGTCCCGCCGGCCGGCGAGGAGGACGACGGAATCGGACCAGACGTTGTGCTCCCGGTCCGGGCGGGTGAGCGCCCGCGCGAGCAGCTCGTCGAACGACGTACGGATCCGGAAGCGCTCCTCCAGCATGGTGAGGACGCCCAGGTGACCGTCCCACACGGTCTGCCCGCCGAGCGAGTGGCGCTCGTGCTCGGAGGACCAGGATTCGACCCGCACCGTGCCCCGCTCGACCGGCCCGGCCAGTCCGGTCCTGCGCCGCAGCTCGGTCTCGATGTCCGCCTCGGCCCAGTACCGCGCGCGTGCCAGCAGGTCGGCCCGCGCGTCGGCGTCGAGGCGGACGAGTTCGGGCAGCAGCCGGGCGGCCATCCAGGAGCAGCCGCCGTCCACCGCCCGGGTCAGCGCGCTGTCGCCGCCGGGCAGCCCGGGATCCCCTCCCGGGGCCCCGTCCGGCGAACGCAACGCGTCGGCGCCGGCCCTGATCAGCTCCTCGGCGACCGGTTCGTCGTAGGCCGCCACGGCCACGCAGAGCAGGGGAACGCCGTCGGCCGGGTCGCGGGCGTTCGGATCCTCCCCGCCGTCCAGCAGTTCATGAACGGCTTCGACGTCCCCCCGCCGAACGGCCGCGACCAGTTCCGCCGACCCCATGCGCATGCCTCCCCCACCCCGGCCTCCTGGTGGAACCGGCCGAGGGAGCCTAGAGGGCGCCGGTCGCCCGGGGCAGCCGAATTAAACGGGCGGGGCAGTCGAACCACAGCCTGGACAGGCGCCCTACGACCGGGGCAGCCGTGTCACGGCCGGTCCCCGACCACCGTCGCGCCCGGTGCCGGTCCCGCCGCCACCCGCACGCTCCGGCAGGTGCCCGACGTGCGCAGCGCCTCCGCGATCTTCGCCGCGGCGGCGGTGTCCCGGGCGAGGAAGGCGGTGGTCGGGCCCGAGCCCGAGACGAGGGTGGCGAGGGCACCGGCCGCGTGGCCCGCGGCGAGGGTGTCGGCGAGTTCGGGGAAGAGCGACAGCGCGGCCGGCTGGAGGTCGTTGGAGACGGTGGCCGCGAGAGCGTCGGGGTCACCCTCGGCCAGGGCGTCGAGGAGGTGCCGGGAGGCCACCGGTTCGGGGATGTCCCGGCCCTGCGCCAGCCGGTCGAACTCCCGGAACACCGACGGTGTCGACAGCCCCCGTTCGGCCATCGCGAACACCCAGTGGAACGTGCCGCCGACCTCCAGCGCCGTCAGCTTCTCGCCGCGCCCGGTGCCGAGGGCCGCCCCGCCGACCAGGCTGAACGGCACATCGCTGCCCAACTCGGCGCAGATCTCGAGGAGTTCGTCACGGGTGGCGCCGGTGCCCCACAGCGCGTCGCAGGCCAGCAGCGCGCCCGCGCCGTCCGCGCTGCCGCCCGCCATGCCCCCGGCGACGGGGATGTCCTTGGCGATGTGGAGGTGCACGTCGGGCGTACGGCCGTACCGCTCGGCCAGCGCGATCGCGGCCCGTGCCGCCAGGTTCGTACGGTCCAGGGGGACCTGGCCGGCGTCCGGGCCCTCGCAGGTGACGCGGAGTCCGTCGGCCGGGGTCACCGTGACCTCGTCGTACAGACCGACCGCGAGGAAGACGTTCGCCAGGTCGTGGAAGCCGTCCGCGCGGGCGGCGCCCACCGCGAGCTGCACGTTGACCTTGGCGGGCACCCGCACGGTGACGCTCACTCGGAGTCCTTCTGCTGCGGGGATTCGAGGGACGCCGGGGACTCGAGGGACGCCGGGGACTCGACGGACGCCGGCGGTTCGGCGGGCGTCTCCCGGTCCGGCGCGGCCTCGGCGATGCGGGCGAACTCCTCGACCGTGAGGGCCTCGCCGCGCGCCTGCGGCGAGACGCCGGCCGCCACGAGGGCCTCCTCCGCACGGGCCGCGGACCCCGCCCATCCGGCGAGCGCGGCCCGCAGGGTCTTGCGGCGCTGGGCGAACGCCGCGTCGACGACGGCGAAGACCTCGCGCCGCGACGCCGTGGTCTTGATCGGCTCGGTCCGCCGCACCAGCGACACCAGCCCGCTGTCCACGTTCGGCGCGGGCCAGAAGACCTTGCGCCCGATGGCGCCGGCCCGCTTGACCTCGGCGTACCAGTTGGCCTTGACCGACGGCACGCCGTACACCTTCGAGCCGGGCCCGGCGGCGAGCCGGTCGGCGACCTCCGACTGGACCATGACGAGGGTGCGCTCGATGCTCGGGAAGGTCTCCAGCATGTGCAGCAGCACGGGCACGGCCACGTTGTACGGCAGGTTCGCGACCAGCGCGGTCGGGGCGGGGCCGGGCAGTTCGGTCACCCGCATCGCGTCGGAGTGCACCAGCGCGAACCGCTCGGCGCGCTCCGGCATGCGCGCCGCGATCGTCGCGGGCAGCGCGCCGGCCAGGACGTCGTCGATCTCGACGGCCGTGACCCGGTCGGCGGTCTCCAGCAGCGCCAGGGTGAGGGAGCCGAGCCCCGGGCCGACCTCGACGACCACGTCGTCGGGCCGGACCTCCGCGGTACGGACGATACGGCGGACCGTGTTCGCGTCGATCACGAAGTTCTGGCCGCGCTGCTTGGTGGGCCGCACGCCGAGGACCGCCGCCAGCTCACGGATGTCGGCGGGGCCCAGGAGGGCGTCGGGGGCGGGGCTGGTACTCACGGGACAAGGGTACGGGGGCGCACGGACACCGTCCGCCGCCGCACCTCTCACCCGTGCAGCCGCGTCCCGCAGTGCGGCCAGGGACTCGCCCCGCGTCGCACGTACAGCTTCTTCGCGCGGAGCGTCTGTTCCGCCGCCGGGGCGTCCTGGGGCCGTCCGCTGCCGCCGAGGCTGTGCCAGGTGCGGGTGTCGAACTGGTACAGCCCGCCGTACGTGCCCGAGGGGTCGACCGCGTTCGGCCGGCCGCCCGACTCGCAGACCGCGAGGCCGTGCCAGTCCAGGCCGTCGGCGCCCCGCACGGAGGCCGGCAGCGGCTTCGTCCCGACCTTGACCACCTGATCGCGCGGTTCGCGCACGATCTCGTCGCGGATCCGCCGCGGTGTCTGCCGTACGCCGTTGACGGTGCGCAGGGAGTACGTGATCCGGCGCAGGCCGGGCTGTCCGGCCCGCTCCACCACCTCCGTGCCCTTGAACAGCGAGGAGTCGTCGGTGCGGTGCACACCGAACGGGATCGCCTCCTCCCGCACCTCCTTGGTGCCGGTGATCCGCAGCACGGTGACCGTCTGCCCGTCGCGCGGGAAGCTGCCGGACGCGACGGACGTGGTGTCCTGGCCGCGCAGGGTGATCCCGGCCGCCGCCACCGCCTCGCCCACGGTCGCCGCGTTGGTGCGGATGGTGCGGGCCCGGCCGTCGGCCATGACCGTGACCGAGCGCTCGGTGCGTACGTCCAGCGCGAGCCCCGCGCGTCCGATCGGCTGGGAGCGCGGGACGGACATGTACGCGCCCTCCGAGCGCACCCCGAGCTGCTGGAGCGCCTCCTGCACGGTGTGCGCCGTCGTCCACACCTCGTGCCGGTGTCCGTCCAGGGTGAGCCGGACGGGCCGCCCGTAGTGCACCGCGATCTCGTCGCCGCTGGTGAGGGCGGTGCCGGGGGCGGGCGCCACCACGTCGTGCGCGCCCACCCGCACGCCTTCCTCCGCGAGGAGCTCGGTCACGTCGTCGGCGAAGGTGTGCAGCGTGCGCGGCTTGCCGTCGACGGTCAGCTCGACCGCCTTGTCCTCGGCGACGAAGGCGGTGGTGCCGCCGGCCAGGAAGGCGACGACGAGTGCCTGCGGGACCAGCCGGCGGATCGTGGACTCCGGACGCTCGGCGGAGCGCGTCCTGCGCCGCCGCGCGGCCCGCCCCGCGTCCTGCCGCGGCAGCTGGGGCAGCACCGGTCCGGAGAGATGCACCGTCTCGGCGTACGGGGCGGTCCCGGTGAGCTGGACCGTCTCGGCGTACGGGGCGGTCCCCGTGAGCTGGACCGTCTCGGCGTACGGAGCGGTCTCGGTGAGCTGGACCGGCTCGGGGAGCTGGAGGGTCTCGGG
The sequence above is a segment of the Streptomyces asoensis genome. Coding sequences within it:
- a CDS encoding ABC-F family ATP-binding cassette domain-containing protein gives rise to the protein MAVNLVNVENVSKVYGTRTLLDGISLGVSEGDRIGVVGRNGDGKTTLIRMLAKLEETDSGRVTHSGGVRLGVLTQHDSLDSAATVRHEVIRDMADHEWAGNAKVRDVLTGLFGGLDLPGFPQGLDTVIGPLSGGERRRIALAKLLIEEQDLIVLDEPTNHLDVEGISWLARHLRERRSALVCVTHDRWFLDQVCTRMWDVQRGDVHEYEGGYSDYVFARAERERIAATEEVKRQNLVRKELAWLRRGAPARTSKPRFRVEAANELIKDVPPPRDSSELMKFASSRLGRTVFDLEDVTVQAGPKVLLKHITWHLGPGDRIGLVGVNGAGKTSLLRALAEAARTGGEVQPVAGRVVVGKTVKLAYLSQEVGELDPGLRVLEAVQQVRERVDLGKGRELTAGQLCETFGFNKDKQWTPVGDLSGGERRRLQILRLLMDEPNVLFLDEPTNDLDIETLTQLEDLLDGWPGSMIVISHDRFFVERTTDRVFALLGDAALRMLPRGIDEYIERRQRMEETAAASAPAAVAKPATEKSAADQRAAKKELQKIERQLDKVSEKESKLHARIADNATDFGKVAELDAELRELVGEREELELRWLELAEDA
- a CDS encoding HEAT repeat domain-containing protein; its protein translation is MGSAELVAAVRRGDVEAVHELLDGGEDPNARDPADGVPLLCVAVAAYDEPVAEELIRAGADALRSPDGAPGGDPGLPGGDSALTRAVDGGCSWMAARLLPELVRLDADARADLLARARYWAEADIETELRRRTGLAGPVERGTVRVESWSSEHERHSLGGQTVWDGHLGVLTMLEERFRIRTSFDELLARALTRPDREHNVWSDSVVLLAGRRDEETWAAAQALSAHPDRLRRLFAADVLRCLVIGFGSLFARPSAEVDKPAPAVFLPWALEEPDPEVLALVLSGLSEEGDSDGNGEIIEPVGLSYAGHPDPRVRLEVPDTLRPEAACARVQREKLDVLYALARDADPRVRERAVHWLAHCPAEAPGVTDVLAGLLDDELRDTRVHAAYGLAQRDDPRCVAAERGLRPLDADGWPDSGLVRAIWRYEENHPEVSEPRLSGPSVSGPRASEPELSESDPSE
- a CDS encoding 4-(cytidine 5'-diphospho)-2-C-methyl-D-erythritol kinase, whose product is MSVTVRVPAKVNVQLAVGAARADGFHDLANVFLAVGLYDEVTVTPADGLRVTCEGPDAGQVPLDRTNLAARAAIALAERYGRTPDVHLHIAKDIPVAGGMAGGSADGAGALLACDALWGTGATRDELLEICAELGSDVPFSLVGGAALGTGRGEKLTALEVGGTFHWVFAMAERGLSTPSVFREFDRLAQGRDIPEPVASRHLLDALAEGDPDALAATVSNDLQPAALSLFPELADTLAAGHAAGALATLVSGSGPTTAFLARDTAAAAKIAEALRTSGTCRSVRVAAGPAPGATVVGDRP
- the rsmA gene encoding 16S rRNA (adenine(1518)-N(6)/adenine(1519)-N(6))-dimethyltransferase RsmA, encoding MSTSPAPDALLGPADIRELAAVLGVRPTKQRGQNFVIDANTVRRIVRTAEVRPDDVVVEVGPGLGSLTLALLETADRVTAVEIDDVLAGALPATIAARMPERAERFALVHSDAMRVTELPGPAPTALVANLPYNVAVPVLLHMLETFPSIERTLVMVQSEVADRLAAGPGSKVYGVPSVKANWYAEVKRAGAIGRKVFWPAPNVDSGLVSLVRRTEPIKTTASRREVFAVVDAAFAQRRKTLRAALAGWAGSAARAEEALVAAGVSPQARGEALTVEEFARIAEAAPDRETPAEPPASVESPASLESPASLESPQQKDSE
- a CDS encoding resuscitation-promoting factor — encoded protein: MSNSQYSEYEPYGGGGSYVDLHNAETIAYGVYAAPGTYDDTYRPAYETYEAPPQPPETLQLPEPVQLTETAPYAETVQLTGTAPYAETVQLTGTAPYAETVHLSGPVLPQLPRQDAGRAARRRRTRSAERPESTIRRLVPQALVVAFLAGGTTAFVAEDKAVELTVDGKPRTLHTFADDVTELLAEEGVRVGAHDVVAPAPGTALTSGDEIAVHYGRPVRLTLDGHRHEVWTTAHTVQEALQQLGVRSEGAYMSVPRSQPIGRAGLALDVRTERSVTVMADGRARTIRTNAATVGEAVAAAGITLRGQDTTSVASGSFPRDGQTVTVLRITGTKEVREEAIPFGVHRTDDSSLFKGTEVVERAGQPGLRRITYSLRTVNGVRQTPRRIRDEIVREPRDQVVKVGTKPLPASVRGADGLDWHGLAVCESGGRPNAVDPSGTYGGLYQFDTRTWHSLGGSGRPQDAPAAEQTLRAKKLYVRRGASPWPHCGTRLHG